Proteins from one Flavobacterium sp. N2038 genomic window:
- a CDS encoding RagB/SusD family nutrient uptake outer membrane protein translates to MKNNIFSRRAILTASLACLLLPLNSCDKELETTPYSYFTTANFFSNVNEANMATLGVYESMSSLDSYGWNISLIFDADTDIEQMTGIGADDWRTIAHYQGISQTLTFYTAWSKLYEGVDRANVVIERIPQMDLYSNGTPSEKLQLNKFLGEAKFLRGFYYSELVRLWGDVPFKTKSSQSGDNLKVGLIDRMEIYKQIIKDMQEAALLLPEQIPADERINKWGAKAMLARVALFAGGYSLQADGTIKRPANYKEFYQLAQKEINDVMAQNPYKLNPSYSKVFKNQCQHVLEPTENIFQVAFYNPAGTLGNASWVGNFNGPATANGVYPSNISRCLVPKPFYNSYNTADQRRDFSIATYSINNLGNKLPLLTTNQDERWTVAKWSREYQTNATAERVYTHINWVIMRYSDLLLMRAEVENELNEGPNAIAYDAINQVRKRAFGADIPGSRIAIDLKTKGTGYTNAASVVIQITGGGGSDAAAAVVTLASGGIGTIGMLRSGDGYTSVPTVTITSTDGKGTGATATARLLTKPTAAEMNLTTGLDKNSFLKALQQERAWELSFEGMRRADLIRWGILADKLTETNTAVKAIRSTYFYPSITNFVTGKHELYPYPQNETDVNKNITRQNPKY, encoded by the coding sequence ATGAAAAACAATATATTTTCCCGTAGAGCAATCCTTACAGCGAGTCTTGCTTGCCTCTTATTGCCCCTTAATTCCTGCGATAAAGAGTTAGAAACAACACCTTATTCTTATTTTACAACAGCGAACTTTTTCTCGAATGTAAACGAAGCTAACATGGCCACCTTGGGCGTTTATGAATCAATGTCGTCTCTGGACAGTTATGGCTGGAATATTTCTTTAATTTTTGATGCCGATACCGATATTGAACAAATGACCGGAATTGGTGCCGATGACTGGAGAACAATAGCACATTATCAGGGAATTTCTCAAACCTTAACTTTTTACACCGCCTGGAGTAAGTTGTATGAAGGAGTTGACAGAGCCAATGTTGTTATTGAAAGAATTCCGCAGATGGATTTATATTCTAACGGAACTCCATCTGAAAAACTTCAGCTAAACAAATTCCTTGGCGAAGCAAAATTCCTACGCGGTTTTTACTATTCAGAATTGGTTCGTTTATGGGGCGATGTACCTTTTAAAACCAAAAGCTCACAATCAGGAGATAACTTAAAAGTGGGTTTGATAGATCGAATGGAAATTTACAAACAGATTATAAAAGACATGCAGGAAGCTGCTCTTCTTTTACCTGAACAAATACCTGCAGACGAGCGTATTAACAAATGGGGAGCAAAAGCAATGCTGGCCAGAGTTGCTTTATTTGCAGGAGGTTATTCTTTACAAGCAGACGGAACAATAAAACGCCCTGCCAATTACAAAGAATTTTATCAATTGGCACAAAAAGAGATTAATGATGTAATGGCACAAAATCCGTATAAACTAAATCCATCTTATTCTAAAGTATTCAAAAACCAATGTCAGCATGTATTAGAGCCAACAGAAAACATTTTTCAGGTTGCTTTTTACAATCCTGCAGGAACTTTAGGCAATGCATCATGGGTAGGAAATTTTAACGGTCCGGCAACTGCAAACGGAGTTTATCCTTCGAATATCTCCAGATGTTTAGTTCCAAAACCATTTTACAACAGTTACAATACCGCAGATCAACGTAGAGATTTTTCTATAGCAACCTACTCTATCAATAATCTCGGAAACAAATTACCGCTTTTAACGACCAATCAGGACGAAAGATGGACCGTTGCAAAATGGAGCCGTGAATACCAAACCAATGCAACTGCAGAACGTGTTTATACACACATTAATTGGGTAATCATGCGTTATTCTGATTTACTCTTAATGCGTGCCGAAGTAGAAAATGAATTAAACGAAGGTCCAAATGCCATCGCTTATGATGCTATTAATCAGGTTAGAAAAAGAGCTTTTGGCGCTGACATTCCGGGAAGCAGAATTGCTATTGATTTAAAAACCAAAGGCACAGGATATACAAATGCAGCCAGCGTTGTGATACAAATTACAGGCGGTGGCGGCAGTGATGCAGCAGCGGCAGTAGTAACACTTGCCAGCGGTGGAATTGGAACAATAGGAATGCTGCGTTCCGGCGACGGTTATACTTCTGTCCCAACTGTAACCATTACCAGCACAGACGGAAAAGGTACCGGAGCAACTGCAACAGCAAGATTATTAACTAAACCAACCGCAGCAGAAATGAATTTAACAACAGGTTTAGACAAAAACAGTTTCCTGAAAGCCTTACAGCAGGAAAGAGCCTGGGAACTTTCTTTTGAAGGTATGCGAAGAGCCGATTTAATAAGATGGGGAATTTTAGCCGATAAATTAACCGAGACCAATACTGCCGTAAAAGCAATTCGCTCTACTTATTTCTATCCGTCGATTACCAATTTTGTGACAGGGAAACATGAATTATATCCTTATCCGCAAAATGAAACCGATGTAAATAAGAACATTACGCGTCAAAACCCGAAGTATTAA
- a CDS encoding ROK family protein encodes MNTLNDTQISKSYAIGIDIGGTSLKCGVVNELGEILFSFLVSLKEAKTEEEIINLIVKAITQCTDQLNEPIVGIGIGFPGLIENDVIVGGGVNLPGFEQLPLGKILNDRTGHNIVIDNDANLMGLAEVIYGAAKDSEDAIFLTIGTGIGGAIMINKKLFGGYKNRGAELGHTVIQQNGIQCACGGRGCLESYASVTALIEYYKTQNKAADEHIDGKTIIEKYLAGEDHAVNAMLHHFDYLAAGIVNCVNIFSPQKVIIGGGISEAGQFYIDELTNRVKKTAIPVSFSNTKIVAASLGNKAGLLGACANAFQKFKKTEYAL; translated from the coding sequence ATGAATACCTTAAACGACACACAAATATCAAAATCATACGCAATTGGAATCGATATTGGTGGAACTTCACTCAAATGCGGTGTTGTTAATGAACTTGGAGAAATCCTGTTTTCTTTTTTAGTATCTCTCAAGGAGGCAAAAACAGAAGAAGAAATCATAAATTTAATAGTTAAGGCTATTACACAATGCACAGATCAATTAAACGAACCTATTGTGGGCATCGGAATTGGTTTTCCGGGACTCATCGAAAATGATGTAATCGTGGGCGGCGGGGTTAATCTTCCCGGTTTTGAACAATTACCATTAGGGAAAATTCTAAATGATCGAACCGGACACAATATCGTAATTGATAACGATGCCAACTTAATGGGACTTGCCGAAGTAATCTACGGCGCAGCTAAAGACAGTGAGGACGCTATTTTTCTAACTATCGGAACCGGAATTGGCGGAGCCATCATGATCAATAAAAAACTTTTTGGCGGTTACAAAAATCGCGGCGCCGAATTAGGTCACACCGTGATTCAGCAAAACGGAATTCAATGTGCTTGCGGCGGACGCGGCTGTTTAGAAAGTTATGCTTCGGTTACAGCCTTAATCGAATACTACAAAACTCAAAATAAAGCAGCCGACGAACATATCGACGGAAAAACCATCATCGAAAAATATCTTGCAGGTGAAGACCATGCAGTAAATGCAATGCTGCATCACTTCGATTATTTAGCGGCCGGAATCGTAAATTGCGTAAACATATTCAGTCCGCAGAAAGTAATAATTGGCGGTGGCATCAGCGAAGCAGGCCAGTTCTACATAGATGAATTAACAAACCGGGTAAAAAAGACCGCAATTCCGGTTTCATTTTCCAACACAAAAATCGTAGCCGCAAGCTTAGGAAATAAAGCCGGTTTATTAGGCGCTTGCGCGAATGCCTTCCAAAAATTTAAAAAGACTGAATACGCATTGTAA
- a CDS encoding sulfatase: MVLHIPFLGNAQAADRPNILIIMTDQQTADAMSIAGNKNLHTPAMDKLAQNGVRFTKAYCAQPLCTPSRASIMSGKMPYETGFIGNAPEKDGQWPDDILMMGKILQNGGYKTGYVGKWHLPVPTSKKSQHGFEYIENTSFQDYNDAATPSFCARFIKENKNTPFLLVASFLNPHDICEWARGEDLKMDVLEKAPPADQCPLLPANWKIPDYEPKIVREQQKVSFRTYPTVNWTPDQWRQYRWAYNRLVEKVDSYIEMVLASLKKYNIEKNTIVIFTADHGDGYAGHSWNQKQILYEESTKIPFIISKIGEWKPRTDDMLVCNGIDIIPTICGFIGVPKPAYLKGIDISKKIENPNQNLRDTLVIETDFADNEELLNISGRAVITKDYKYIVYNKGDLKEQLFDLTKDPGEITNLAVNSSYKKQLNALRLYLKQWCKKNGDPFVSEL; the protein is encoded by the coding sequence ATGGTATTGCACATTCCTTTTTTAGGGAATGCCCAAGCTGCTGACCGTCCTAATATTCTAATCATCATGACCGATCAACAAACGGCTGATGCCATGAGTATTGCAGGAAATAAAAATCTGCATACACCCGCAATGGATAAATTGGCACAAAACGGAGTTCGGTTTACCAAAGCCTATTGCGCACAGCCTTTGTGTACACCATCACGCGCCTCTATCATGAGTGGCAAAATGCCTTATGAAACCGGTTTTATAGGAAACGCACCCGAAAAAGACGGTCAATGGCCGGATGATATTTTAATGATGGGAAAAATTCTCCAAAACGGAGGTTACAAAACCGGTTATGTAGGCAAATGGCATTTACCCGTTCCTACTTCCAAAAAAAGCCAGCATGGTTTTGAATACATCGAAAACACCAGCTTTCAGGATTATAACGATGCTGCAACACCATCATTCTGTGCTCGTTTTATCAAAGAGAATAAAAACACACCCTTTTTATTAGTGGCATCTTTTTTAAATCCGCATGACATTTGCGAATGGGCACGCGGTGAAGATTTAAAAATGGATGTTCTGGAAAAAGCACCTCCTGCAGATCAATGTCCGCTGTTGCCCGCTAATTGGAAAATTCCAGATTACGAACCCAAAATTGTACGCGAACAGCAAAAAGTAAGTTTCAGAACCTATCCTACCGTTAACTGGACACCAGATCAATGGCGCCAATATCGATGGGCTTATAATCGGTTAGTTGAAAAAGTAGACAGTTATATCGAAATGGTTTTGGCATCTTTAAAAAAATATAATATCGAAAAAAACACCATCGTTATTTTTACCGCAGATCACGGCGATGGTTATGCAGGACATAGTTGGAATCAAAAGCAAATATTATACGAAGAATCGACCAAAATACCTTTTATCATTTCAAAAATTGGCGAATGGAAACCCCGAACCGATGATATGCTGGTTTGCAACGGCATCGATATTATCCCAACAATCTGCGGATTTATCGGAGTACCAAAACCCGCCTATCTAAAAGGAATCGACATCAGTAAAAAAATTGAAAACCCAAATCAAAATCTTCGTGATACGCTTGTAATCGAAACCGATTTTGCTGATAACGAAGAACTCTTAAACATTAGCGGACGTGCCGTAATTACGAAAGATTATAAATATATCGTATACAACAAAGGAGATTTAAAAGAACAGCTTTTTGATCTCACAAAAGATCCCGGAGAAATTACCAATCTGGCGGTAAACTCATCCTATAAAAAACAATTAAATGCCCTGCGCCTTTATTTAAAACAATGGTGCAAAAAGAACGGAGATCCTTTCGTATCAGAATTATAA
- a CDS encoding DUF4962 domain-containing protein encodes MKNIIALFLSFTAVSVFSQQSAIIKLTAEKLHSRVREWPYPVNGITVPTNAPSLLWPATNGKDMVKPMESGSEVPEDPNIGNVRYKVMLAGDTNFSKDLIASTEQRWAVYPLHQALKPGKWYWKYGYALKGSTQWTWSPVYDFVVDAKYVNEKVSPPVSEVLKRNEGSHPLLWDMNRIGEDFYKNNLDNPEAKKFIAFAEKLMLAPLPTEKPQRVIDTTGKNKLEKKIIIERMYHGFGDAVGNPVRNLCIAYQLTKDERFIQDAKRRALNLAAMNPDGLATGDDFTSGAVLEALGWFYDAGYQFLTPQEKEIFKNIITIRAKRVYNHLPNRFELHVSDNHVWQITLRNLAIATVAVINDVPEAKEWLTYMYEVWSARFPVLGTTDGGWHEGNGYFRVNFKSIIYLSQMFGDFSRVDYFKLPWMENLPFYMLYTHPNGAASTAIGDMWENIPYIVKGEAWFADALTYKMNNPYLNWYVNEIKRDYPSYYHGTDDFLFFRLLNYKPNRNMPVTSPENLPKTRKFGDVGVVAMHEDLAKADKTLSSYLFSSPFGSSGHGHASQNAFTVNYKGKVIFGGTGYYSNFSDKHNLLFYRSSKAYNTILADSLNQKIGEEGYGWIPRAISGKHIQYALGDASNAYGEIKSDFWLNRFKQINVVPSKANGYGESGVTLYRRHMLQLEGGYIVLYDELEAKTPVKWATQFHCPYYTIKGENSAKAKQQNFTVQTDLGNVNASVFANTPLNMAVHNQFYEAAVNWNKVTNDEGQIKEFKDQWHAGITSEPKQKFRFLTIIQIKDGKTEVIKTISNKNGLANLQVGEWNIQAQLDGEKTAALQVSGKTLKSLFSYGNLPVKFEGKTYSPKITGSSVLLQIENNKVKQQEAVDELPDVAKYDKN; translated from the coding sequence ATGAAAAATATAATTGCCTTATTTTTATCATTCACCGCTGTTTCGGTTTTCAGCCAGCAATCGGCCATAATAAAACTGACCGCAGAAAAACTGCATTCAAGAGTCCGAGAATGGCCTTATCCTGTAAACGGAATTACGGTTCCTACCAATGCTCCTTCCCTCCTTTGGCCTGCAACAAATGGCAAAGACATGGTTAAACCAATGGAAAGCGGCAGCGAAGTACCCGAAGATCCCAATATTGGCAATGTCCGCTATAAAGTGATGCTCGCAGGCGATACCAATTTCAGTAAAGATTTAATTGCCAGTACAGAACAACGCTGGGCTGTTTATCCGCTTCATCAAGCCTTAAAACCCGGAAAATGGTACTGGAAATACGGTTACGCTTTAAAAGGCAGTACTCAATGGACCTGGTCTCCGGTTTATGATTTTGTAGTCGATGCTAAATATGTAAACGAAAAAGTGTCACCGCCAGTAAGCGAAGTTTTAAAACGCAACGAAGGATCGCATCCGCTTTTATGGGATATGAATCGTATTGGCGAAGATTTTTACAAAAACAATCTCGATAATCCCGAAGCGAAAAAGTTTATCGCTTTCGCGGAAAAACTAATGCTGGCCCCGCTTCCAACCGAAAAACCGCAAAGAGTAATTGATACTACGGGCAAAAACAAACTAGAAAAAAAGATCATTATAGAAAGAATGTATCATGGTTTTGGTGATGCCGTTGGTAATCCGGTTCGCAATTTATGCATTGCATATCAGCTTACTAAAGACGAACGTTTCATTCAGGATGCCAAACGCAGAGCCTTAAACCTTGCAGCCATGAATCCAGACGGATTAGCAACTGGTGATGATTTTACAAGCGGAGCCGTGCTTGAAGCCTTAGGCTGGTTTTATGATGCAGGATATCAATTCCTGACGCCACAGGAAAAAGAGATATTTAAAAACATAATTACCATTAGAGCAAAAAGAGTTTACAATCATTTGCCTAACCGTTTTGAACTGCATGTAAGCGATAACCACGTTTGGCAGATTACTTTAAGAAATCTTGCAATTGCAACCGTTGCCGTAATCAATGATGTTCCCGAAGCCAAAGAATGGCTGACCTACATGTATGAAGTCTGGTCGGCACGTTTTCCGGTTTTAGGCACTACAGATGGCGGCTGGCATGAAGGAAATGGCTATTTCAGAGTTAACTTTAAATCGATCATTTACTTATCGCAAATGTTTGGCGATTTTAGCAGAGTCGATTATTTTAAATTACCGTGGATGGAAAATCTGCCGTTTTATATGTTATACACACATCCAAACGGAGCGGCAAGTACCGCAATTGGCGATATGTGGGAGAATATTCCGTATATCGTAAAAGGAGAAGCCTGGTTTGCCGATGCCTTGACCTACAAAATGAACAATCCGTATTTAAACTGGTACGTAAACGAAATAAAAAGAGATTATCCATCTTATTATCACGGCACAGATGATTTTCTGTTCTTTAGATTATTAAACTATAAACCCAATAGAAACATGCCTGTAACTTCGCCGGAGAATTTACCAAAAACCCGCAAATTTGGCGATGTTGGTGTAGTTGCCATGCACGAAGATTTGGCTAAAGCCGATAAAACTTTAAGCAGTTATTTATTCAGCAGTCCGTTTGGTTCTTCCGGACATGGACATGCGTCTCAGAATGCTTTTACTGTTAATTATAAAGGCAAAGTAATCTTTGGCGGAACAGGTTATTACAGCAATTTCAGCGACAAACATAATCTTTTGTTCTACAGATCATCAAAAGCTTACAACACCATTTTAGCCGATAGTTTAAATCAGAAAATTGGTGAAGAAGGTTACGGATGGATTCCGAGAGCCATTTCAGGGAAACACATTCAATATGCTTTGGGCGATGCCAGTAATGCTTATGGAGAAATAAAAAGTGACTTCTGGTTAAACCGATTCAAACAAATTAATGTCGTGCCAAGCAAAGCAAATGGTTACGGAGAATCTGGTGTAACGCTGTACCGCAGACATATGTTACAATTAGAAGGCGGTTATATTGTTTTGTATGATGAGTTAGAAGCTAAAACTCCGGTAAAATGGGCTACTCAATTTCATTGTCCGTATTACACCATCAAAGGAGAAAATTCGGCGAAAGCCAAACAACAAAACTTTACCGTACAAACCGATTTAGGAAATGTAAATGCGAGCGTTTTTGCTAATACCCCTTTAAATATGGCAGTTCACAATCAGTTTTACGAAGCTGCGGTGAACTGGAACAAAGTAACGAATGACGAAGGCCAGATCAAAGAATTCAAAGACCAATGGCACGCCGGAATCACTTCTGAACCCAAACAAAAATTTAGATTCTTAACCATTATTCAAATTAAAGACGGCAAAACAGAAGTCATCAAAACTATTTCAAACAAGAATGGTTTAGCTAATTTACAAGTTGGAGAATGGAATATTCAGGCGCAGTTAGACGGAGAAAAAACGGCTGCTTTACAAGTTTCGGGTAAAACCCTAAAATCATTATTCAGCTATGGAAATCTGCCTGTAAAATTTGAAGGAAAAACCTATTCGCCTAAAATTACAGGAAGTTCTGTATTGTTACAAATAGAAAACAATAAAGTGAAACAGCAAGAGGCCGTAGACGAATTACCGGATGTTGCCAAATACGACAAAAATTAA
- a CDS encoding two-component regulator propeller domain-containing protein, producing MRKKIAIAALLFTVFFTIKSHAQVQDRYFRNISVDKGLSQSSVFAIQQDTLGFIWIGTQDGLNRYDSKGFKVYRPIKNIKNSLQSYYIRSLFTDHKGQLWVGGNQGISVYNYNTDSFTNYPLPRNIGEWYISSITEDKQHRIWASSIAGDVFVLNPKEEKFTAVKFNASSHEIKKIAYIGLWQQQIILGTDVGLFKLNQNTRQLIKINLGAKKPYINDVYVEGKKLWVATEGEGVIQYNAQNRQTSSLLHSSGTNSIADNNIRCIGKDTEGNIWMGTFRGLTIFNPKNNSFTNYYHQISQPYTISQNSVRCFFKDKQNGIWLGTYYGGLNYYHKNDIKFNLLSQNSGKPSLNDEVIGVIKQDAKGNFWIGSNDKGLNYWNKNANTITYYSNSENNPNSLSSNNIKAIAFDDNGNVLIGTHNGGMNLLNPNSGSVQRFRHDENNPNTIAGDLVYSLLKDSKGRIWVGTRSGLDQFHPETKTFTHIHLDKAGKRLTSDDITFLFEDSKNRIWIGTTNGVTLFYPDTQLFGNIGHGKLSDDIVNCITEDAKHRIWLGTREGLRLYDETQESFIVFKAGKDFVKETIYGIVPDDDGNLWISTNSGLIKFNPDKGSVQTFDESDGLQNKQFNDYAFYKAKDGMLLFGGIKGISYFYPSLIKQQPLPLKLSFTALEVLNKNVAVEDETGILEEHIDQVNELEIGPEYKQFSIFFNTFNYISSNRTYYYYKLEGIDKDWQRTDELKVSYSNLPAGKYNFQIKAIGPNGETSAIRNLKIVILPPWYKTIWFSLLLLTIIGTAGYIGFKIIKERINAVQQLKLERIDKERVSYINQIKMDFFTNVSHELRTPLTLILAPLEELLKMPFADKISKKKHELMFINAKRLYNLVDQLFEFRKTEMGTRQLKVGKGDIVGFTKEIFESFKPLSEKNGIQYSYHSEEPQLLFYFDKDAMEKILFNLLSNAFKYTKTGQSIHVELIKKNDTVQIKVADTGVGISEEDLSKVFDRFYQVNNREMNLGSGVGLAFTKRLVELHHGEITAESAQEKGSTFTVIIPTLDQAYKNDQQIESSLYELSIISDNELDEDAALEEENEIIERDQPVKLLIVDDNKEILDYLQDYFSKIYEVTTAYNGQMALDLLEIQPFDLIISDVMMPELDGLHFCKKVKQNINTSHIPLMLLTARNETSQQIKGLEMGADDYITKPFSTPLLAAKITNLLRSRKRLKEYYSVGKEMVPENIAFNTLDEEFLKQAIQIVEDHLADSEFSVDQFSKEIGMSRSNLYLKLKAITGESAMDFIKRIRFKKAVELMQSKRYTIAQITYMCGFNSPSYFSTAFKQHYGCMPSEYLARTDEPKEE from the coding sequence ATGAGAAAAAAGATTGCTATAGCAGCCCTTTTGTTCACTGTCTTTTTTACAATAAAAAGTCACGCACAAGTTCAGGATCGATATTTCCGAAATATTTCGGTAGATAAAGGCTTGTCGCAAAGTTCTGTTTTTGCCATTCAGCAGGATACACTGGGCTTTATCTGGATAGGAACTCAGGATGGATTAAATCGTTATGACAGCAAAGGTTTTAAAGTATATCGCCCAATAAAGAACATAAAAAATAGCTTGCAGTCGTACTACATACGCAGTTTATTTACAGATCATAAAGGACAATTATGGGTAGGCGGTAATCAAGGCATCAGCGTTTACAATTACAACACCGATAGTTTTACCAATTATCCGTTACCGCGAAATATTGGCGAGTGGTACATCTCTTCTATAACCGAGGACAAACAGCACAGAATTTGGGCAAGTTCTATTGCAGGTGATGTTTTTGTACTGAATCCAAAAGAGGAAAAATTTACGGCTGTAAAGTTCAATGCCTCTTCGCATGAAATTAAAAAAATAGCTTACATCGGGCTTTGGCAGCAACAAATTATTTTAGGAACCGATGTTGGTCTTTTTAAACTCAACCAAAATACGCGTCAACTGATAAAAATAAATTTAGGAGCAAAAAAGCCTTATATCAATGATGTTTATGTTGAGGGCAAAAAATTATGGGTGGCCACCGAAGGCGAAGGCGTAATACAATATAATGCGCAAAACAGACAGACTTCTTCCCTGCTTCACAGCTCTGGAACCAACAGTATTGCCGATAATAATATTAGATGCATAGGAAAAGATACCGAAGGAAATATCTGGATGGGAACTTTTAGAGGATTGACTATTTTTAATCCAAAGAATAATTCGTTTACCAATTATTACCATCAAATATCACAGCCTTATACGATTAGCCAAAACTCGGTTCGCTGTTTTTTTAAAGACAAACAAAACGGAATTTGGCTTGGAACATATTATGGCGGTTTAAATTACTATCATAAAAACGATATTAAGTTTAATTTGCTGAGTCAAAACTCAGGGAAGCCGTCTTTAAATGATGAAGTAATTGGTGTTATCAAACAAGATGCAAAAGGAAATTTCTGGATTGGAAGCAACGATAAAGGGCTGAATTACTGGAACAAAAATGCCAATACGATTACCTATTATTCCAACAGCGAGAATAATCCAAACAGCTTAAGTTCTAACAATATCAAGGCGATTGCATTTGATGACAACGGCAATGTCTTAATTGGTACACACAACGGCGGAATGAATTTATTGAATCCCAACAGCGGTTCTGTACAGCGCTTTCGCCATGACGAAAATAATCCAAACACAATTGCCGGAGATTTGGTTTACAGCTTATTAAAAGATTCTAAAGGCCGAATTTGGGTGGGCACAAGATCAGGATTAGATCAGTTTCATCCGGAAACTAAAACCTTTACACACATTCATTTAGATAAAGCCGGAAAACGATTGACTTCTGACGATATTACGTTTTTGTTTGAAGACAGCAAAAACCGAATCTGGATTGGAACTACAAATGGTGTAACGCTTTTTTATCCGGATACGCAGTTATTTGGAAACATCGGACACGGGAAATTAAGCGACGATATTGTAAATTGTATTACCGAAGATGCAAAACACCGTATTTGGCTCGGCACAAGAGAAGGTTTACGATTGTATGATGAAACCCAGGAATCCTTCATTGTTTTTAAAGCCGGAAAAGACTTTGTTAAAGAAACCATTTACGGAATTGTTCCGGATGATGATGGAAATCTGTGGATTTCAACCAACAGCGGACTAATCAAATTTAATCCCGACAAAGGATCTGTTCAGACTTTTGACGAAAGTGACGGCTTACAGAACAAACAATTTAATGATTATGCTTTTTATAAAGCAAAAGACGGCATGCTGCTTTTTGGCGGTATCAAAGGAATCTCCTACTTCTATCCGTCGCTGATAAAACAACAGCCGCTTCCTTTAAAATTAAGTTTTACGGCTTTAGAAGTTTTAAACAAAAATGTTGCTGTTGAGGATGAAACAGGCATTCTTGAAGAACATATCGATCAGGTAAATGAGCTTGAAATTGGCCCGGAATACAAGCAGTTCAGTATCTTTTTTAATACTTTCAACTACATTTCGTCAAACAGAACTTACTATTATTATAAGTTAGAAGGAATTGACAAAGACTGGCAGAGAACAGATGAACTCAAAGTAAGTTACAGTAATCTACCAGCCGGAAAATACAATTTCCAGATTAAGGCAATTGGGCCAAATGGAGAAACCAGCGCCATTAGAAATTTAAAAATTGTGATTTTACCGCCTTGGTACAAAACCATCTGGTTTTCTTTATTGCTTTTAACCATTATTGGTACAGCCGGATATATTGGTTTTAAAATTATAAAAGAAAGAATAAACGCCGTTCAGCAGTTAAAACTGGAGCGTATAGACAAAGAAAGAGTAAGCTATATCAACCAGATTAAAATGGATTTCTTTACTAATGTATCACATGAATTAAGAACGCCTTTAACCTTGATTTTAGCTCCTTTAGAAGAATTATTAAAAATGCCTTTTGCTGATAAAATTTCGAAAAAGAAACATGAATTAATGTTTATCAACGCAAAAAGACTTTACAACTTAGTCGATCAATTATTTGAGTTTAGAAAAACCGAAATGGGAACCCGTCAGCTTAAAGTAGGCAAAGGCGACATTGTAGGTTTTACCAAAGAAATTTTTGAATCGTTTAAACCACTTTCAGAGAAAAACGGCATTCAGTATTCTTATCATTCAGAAGAACCGCAGCTGCTGTTTTATTTTGATAAAGATGCGATGGAAAAAATCCTGTTTAATCTTTTATCCAACGCCTTTAAGTATACCAAAACCGGCCAAAGCATTCATGTTGAGTTAATAAAGAAAAATGATACGGTACAAATAAAGGTCGCTGACACGGGTGTCGGAATTAGCGAAGAAGATCTATCAAAAGTTTTTGATCGTTTTTATCAGGTAAACAATCGCGAGATGAATCTGGGTTCCGGTGTTGGTTTAGCCTTTACAAAACGTTTGGTAGAACTGCATCATGGCGAGATTACTGCCGAAAGCGCACAGGAAAAAGGAAGCACTTTTACCGTAATAATTCCAACTTTAGATCAGGCTTATAAAAACGACCAGCAAATAGAAAGTTCCTTATACGAATTGTCTATTATATCAGATAATGAGCTTGATGAAGATGCTGCATTAGAGGAAGAAAATGAAATTATCGAAAGAGATCAGCCTGTTAAACTGCTTATTGTAGATGATAATAAAGAGATTTTAGATTATCTGCAGGATTATTTCAGCAAAATATACGAAGTTACTACAGCTTACAATGGCCAAATGGCGCTGGATCTTTTAGAAATACAGCCTTTTGATCTTATTATAAGCGATGTAATGATGCCGGAGCTTGACGGCTTGCATTTTTGCAAAAAGGTAAAACAGAACATCAATACATCGCATATTCCGTTAATGCTCTTAACGGCGCGAAATGAAACCAGCCAGCAGATAAAAGGTCTTGAAATGGGTGCCGACGATTATATCACAAAACCATTTTCAACTCCGTTATTAGCTGCAAAAATTACAAATCTGCTTCGTTCCCGTAAACGATTAAAAGAATATTATTCGGTGGGCAAAGAAATGGTTCCGGAGAATATTGCCTTTAATACTCTTGATGAAGAATTTCTAAAACAAGCCATTCAGATTGTCGAAGATCACCTCGCCGATTCTGAATTTTCGGTAGATCAGTTCAGCAAAGAAATCGGGATGAGCCGCTCCAACCTTTACTTGAAATTAAAGGCCATAACAGGCGAATCTGCAATGGATTTCATCAAAAGAATACGCTTTAAAAAAGCAGTCGAACTCATGCAAAGCAAACGCTATACGATTGCGCAAATCACGTATATGTGCGGCTTCAATTCGCCATCGTATTTCTCGACTGCATTCAAACAGCATTATGGCTGTATGCCAAGCGAATACTTAGCGAGAACTGATGAACCAAAAGAAGAATAA